A single genomic interval of Eurosta solidaginis isolate ZX-2024a chromosome 3, ASM4086904v1, whole genome shotgun sequence harbors:
- the LOC137246204 gene encoding protein C1orf43 homolog, with translation MEQLSGVMIIIIIGGGVLTFVMLFIFAKRQIMRFTLRSRRGPHVPVGNDAKKTLRREIERRLDCIQKIAQEPRLLWSEDKYILRTDQPLPPYYYRMKAVDDVKILETEIMRSDGSMRHPYDSLRAFLLTTLSATTLNGSGQQRMIHQFCDMYEHARHDPNEFGSEEYESYHRLLLKLIEAAKQLKSLVSSRKTSPARTPKKQTKMHSLLDPARLRPPTATAKLPANTGLTVGQQSKVNLTLGLQGRDMDPVDIVATNPLHLQPPVERDIIIRNRIKTPTFDDDDNDDNLKSGGGDVIVRAGMNITDAVRIEDIDGEDDNEVMSISSVQLQRNSSVV, from the exons ATGGAGCAACTCTCTGGTGTTATGATAATTATCATAATTGGAGGTGGAGTGCTGACTTTTGTGATGTTGTTTATATTTGCAAAGCGACAAATTATGCGTTTTACATTGCGTAGCCGACGTGGTCCACATGTGCCTGTGGGAAATGATGCAAAGAAG ACACTTCGAAGAGAGATTGAACGCCGACTTGACTGTATACAAAAAATAGCACAAGAACCTAGACTATTATGGTCTGAGGATAAATATATTTTGCGAACGGACCAACCGCTGCCTCCCTATTATTATCGCATGAAAGCTGtagatgatgtaaaaattttag aaaCAGAAATAATGCGCAGCGATGGCAGCATGCGTCATCCATATGATAGTTTACGCGCCTTTCTACTAACAACACTTTCTGCGACCACTCTAAATGGCTCGGGTCAGCAACGTATGATACATCAATTTTGTGATATGTACGAGCATGCACGCCACGATCCCAATGAATTTGGTAGTGAGGAGTATGAATCATATCATCGTTTATTATTGAAATTAATTGAAGC CGCCAAACAGCTAAAATCACTTGTAAGCTCACGCAAAACATCACCAGCACGCACAccaaaaaagcaaacaaaaatgcATTCACTTCTCGATCCGGCGCGTTTGCGTCCACCTACCGCAACAGCAAAACTTCCTGCAAATACTGGCCTCACCGTCGGTCAACAATCCAAAGTAAATTTAACTTTAGGCTTGCAGGGGCGTGATATGGACCCTGTGGACATAGTTGCAACAAATCCATTACATTTACAACCACCAGTTGAACGTGATATAATCATACGTAATCGCATAAAGACGCCAACATTTGATGATGATGACAACGATGATAATTTAAAGAGTGGTGGTGGCGATGTTATTGTGCGTGCTGGCATGAATATCACCGACGCTGTACGCATTGAGGATATTGATGGTGAAGATGATAATGAAGTAATGAGCATTTCTTCAGTGCAACTGCAGCGCAATTCAAGTGTTGTTTGA